A stretch of Pangasianodon hypophthalmus isolate fPanHyp1 chromosome 9, fPanHyp1.pri, whole genome shotgun sequence DNA encodes these proteins:
- the LOC128318759 gene encoding mesothelin-like protein translates to MACTLDPSYIQNSHPLILEKLKNCGDLSDSQITAVQSLLLSGNTAYGNPSTWNEQTVEQLSILAVYFKSDLCNTLSFNVRRKFFSVLRKQKIPMKKLRTFFTECNSESATVSNITAVTIADASFPFGFNSTQFDLYLDIAVLQNNLAAITEKVVDTSFQTVILNKLNQIYPSGLNDGVLQLLGSASRVATTDDISKWNITIIDTLSSLMDSNGGLWEPEKSKAVIMRYLSMGNPSLGSTEINVVGSNICTLDISVLESITAESLKAVLSPDLSSCSIEQKSALYIIANSSFSNQRSNAKTYYQLMSPYLGGAPLEDIQALSTHNISMDITVFTSLSSAVLKALNVMTAQALMGVNVADLKLFEHSSVVQSWVSQQNQSDLDMLNIGIIKTNSNNYTAIISTATPSTRTATDTAISSVTNFTTMTTIINIPATTNTKLTTTAFPTTSFKITPSIGTNVNTPATTNTILTTTASPTKGFEISTSVGTNVNTPATTNTSLTTTASPTTRFEITPSIGTNVNTLANTNASLTTTHYSWNNCQHACDYQYQPNHHYICHYKF, encoded by the exons ATGGCCTGCACACTGGACCCCTCCTACATCCAGAACTCTCACCCTCTCAttttggagaaactgaagaactgtGGAGATCTTTCTGATTCTCAGATCACTGCTGTACAGTCTTTGCTCCTCAGTGGGAACACCGCTTATGG taatcCCTCAACGTGGAATGAGCAGACCGTGGAGCAACTCAGCATCCTGGCTGTCTATTTCAAATCAGACCTCTGCAACACACTTAGCTTT AATGTAAGGAGGAAGTTCTTTTCAGTCCTGAGGAAGCAGAAGATCCCGATGAAGAAGCTAAGGACATTCTTTACAGAATGCAACTCAGAAAGCGCTACAG TGAGCAACATCACAGCGGTGACAATTGCAGATGCGTCGTTTCCTTTCGGCTTTAACTCCACCCAGTTTGATCTGTATCTGGACATCGCTGTCCTGCAGAACAACCTGGCAGCCATCACTGAGAAAGTGGTGGACACCAGCTTCCAGACCGTCATTCTGAACAAGTTAAACCAG atTTACCCATCAGGCCTTAATGATGGTGTGCTGCAGCTACTGGGTTCCGCTTCTCGTGTGGCAACAACTGATGACATTAGCAAGTGGAACATTACCATAATTGACACACTGTCCTCTTTGATGGACTCAAATGGTGGACTCTGGGAACCAGAAAAG agTAAAGCGGTGATTATGAGGTATCTGAGCATGGGGAATCCCTCTCTGGGAAGTACCGAAATAAATGTAGTTGGTTCCAACATCTGTACTTTAGACATCAGTGTACTGGAAAGTATCACTGCTGAGAGTCTGAA GGCAGTCCTGTCTCCAGATCTGTCCTCATGTTCCATTGAGCAGAAATCTGCTCTGTACATCATCGCCAACTCTTCATTCAGCAATCAACGCAGCAATGCCAAAACCTACTACCAACTCATGAGTCCTTACCTGG GTGGAGCTCCACTGGAGGACATACAAGCCCTTTCAACTCATAACATCAGCATGGACATCACCGTGTTCACTAGTCTGAGCTCTGCTGTTCTTAAG gcccTGAATGTGATGACAGCGCAAGCTCTAATGGGGGTAAATGTGGCTGACTTGAAGCTGTTTGAGCACTCTTCAGTGGTTCAGTCCTGGGTGTCACAACAGAACCAGTCTGATTTAGATATGCTGAATATTGGCATCATCAAAACCAACAGCAATAATTATACTGCCATCATCAGTACAGCCACTCCTAGTACCAGAACAGCTACTGACACTGCCATATCTAGTGTCACCAATTTTACTACAATGACTACAATTATCAACATACCTGCCACTACCAACACCAAACTCACCACCACTGCTTTCCCCACTACAAGTTTCaaaatcaccccttctattggaacaaatgtcaacacgcctgccactaccaataccatcctaaccactactgcatcccccactaaaggttttgaaatcagcacttctgtgggaacaaatgtcaacacgcctgccactaccaataccagcctaaccaccactgcatcccccaccACAAGAtttgaaatcaccccttctattggaacgAATGTCAACACGCTTGCCAATACCAAtgccagcctaaccaccact
- the LOC128318928 gene encoding uncharacterized protein LOC128318928, whose amino-acid sequence MTATTNTSLTTTASPTTSFEISTPIGTNVNTTTNALLTTTASPSTSIKITTSFENMSSVTVNPCHGVDSQAIETTLLYGNASAVLCNFSITEYACSSVAVLSTDDLAKVLTCKLTGSIKYPQEVWKLFFHNFPAPLDEALDKVYNVTLSSVEADPSILNAIGEVIINEFTATQLKNATFVNKWFQMKLRPFLSSVSIDFLSSLSSKKFSCETYQIVVKALSSQESLMKVEQKQSVVTSFIFPFLSRADLPDPGCVSNTYGSNNWLEKNLGKFSNYAPLDQIKILNANFSSVAVLGLLSSEQKAQFILQPDSGVLGNDSVFREVFSSVITSLGRNQLGSFFTVFHQTAIQMNMTSIPSAISHTILNMTLLDLVPHFQSFSPGDFALWFQTYLSFFLSGIGPNTLSIIPMNISCDSYREM is encoded by the exons atgactgccactaccaataccagcctaaccaccactgcatcccccactacaagttttgaaatcagcactcctATTGGGACAAATGTCAACACGACTACCAATGCCCTCCTTACCACCACTGCTTCTCCCTCTACAAGTATCAAAATTACCACTTCATTTGAAAACATGTCCAGTGTCACTGTCAACCCATGTCATGGTGTAGACAG TCAAGCAATTGAGACTACGCTCTTGTATGGAAATGCTTCTGCAGTACTGTGCAACTTCAGCATCACTGAATATGCCTGTTCATCA GTTGCTGTTCTGTCCACTGATGATCTAGCCAAAGTGCTAACATGTAAACTGACAGGCAGCATAAAGTACCCTCAAGAAGTTTGGAAACTTTTCTTCCACAATTTCCCTGCACCTTTGGATGAAGCCCTGGACAAGGTTTACAATGTG ACCCTCAGCAGTGTTGAGGCTGACCCAAGTATACTTAATGCTATCGGGGAGGTGATAATCAATGAATTCACCGCAACACAGCTGAAGAATGCCACTTTTGTCAACAAGTGGTTCCAGATGAAGCTCAGGCCCTTTTTGTCATCAGTGTCCATAGACTTTCTTTCTAGCCTCAGTTCCAAGAAGTTCAGCTGTGAGACCTACCAAATTGT GGTGAAGGCTCTTAGTAGTCAAGAGTCACTCATGAAGGTGGAACAAAAGCAGTCTGTCGTTACTTCTTtcatctttccctttctctcaaGAGCTGACCTGCCAG ATCCTGGCTGTGTTTCCAACACTTACGGCAGCAATAACTGGCTTGAAAAGAACCTTGGCAAATTCTCCAATTATGCCCCCTTGGATCAGATTAAAAttctaaatgcaaatttctccaGT GTTGCAGTGTTAGGCTTACTGTCCAGTGAGCAGAAGGCACAGTTCATCTTGCAGCCAGATTCAGGAGTGTTGGGaaatgactctgtgtttagagaGGTGTTTAGCAGTGTGATCACATCTTTAGGTCGGAATCAACTTGGCAGCTTCTTCACAGTCTTCCACCAGACTGCAATACAA atgaaCATGACTAGCATTCCTTCAGCAATATCACACACCATTCTGAACATGACACTCTTGGATCTGGTGCCTCACTTCCAAAGTTTCAGCCCAGGGGACTTTGCCCTGTGGTTCCAGACTtacctttccttcttcctttctgGGATTGGTCCAAACACCCTGTCGATCATCCCCATGAACATCAGCTGTGACTCCTACAGAGAGATGTGA
- the LOC128318758 gene encoding uncharacterized protein LOC128318758 encodes MCVCVCVCVCIGGAPVEDIQALSTQNISMDITIFISLDPAVLKILNVSTVRNLMGVNIADLKLFENSSVVQSWVSRQNQSDLNTLNLGIINHNPCYGVDSHPLDSEFASGNVSAVLCNFRIPAYACSSVVVLSSDDLATLLTCKLPSSLNYSKETWKLFFQNFPAPLDDVLDRFSHMTHSSIRSDSNILDAIWEVIIKDFTAAQLMNAAFITEWFQMRLRPFLSSVSADFLSSLSSKSFSCESYEIVVEALSSQESLMKEEQKQLVFTSFIFPFLSRVDLPDPGCRSNTSGSNKWLEKNLGNFSNYAPLEKLKILNANFSSVAVLGLLSSEQKAQFILQPDSGVLGNDSVFREVFSSVITSLDRNQLGSFFTVFHQTAIQMNMTSIPSAISHTILNMTLLDLVPHFQSFSPGDFALWFQTYLSFFLPGIGPNTLSIIPMNISCDSYREIVKGLDNVYSDLSATQSDTVFNYTQDYLKYQSSQA; translated from the exons atgtgtgtgtgtgtgtgtgtgtgtgtgtgtataggtggaGCTCCTGTGGAGGATATACAAGCTCTTTCTACCCAGAACATCAGCATGGACATCACCATATTCATTAGTCTGGACCCTGCTGTTCTCAAG ATCCTGAATGTGAGCACAGTGAGGAATCTAATGGGGGTAAACATAGCTGATCTGAAGCTGTTTGAGAACTCCTCAGTGGTTCAGTCCTGGGTGTCACGACAGAACCAATCTGATCTGAACACACTGAATCTTGGCATCATCAACCACAACCCTTGTTATGGTGTAGACAG TCACCCACTTGATAGCGAGTTCGCATCTGGAAATGTTTCTGCAGTACTGTGTAACTTCAGGATTCCTGCCTATGCCTGTTCATCA GTTGTTGTTCTGTCCTCTGATGATCTGGCCACACTGCTCACATGCAAACTGCCAAGTAGCCTGAACTACTCTAAAGAAACATGGAAGCTTTTCTTCCAGAATTTTCCTGCACCTTTGGATGATGTACTGGACAGGTTTTCACACATG ACCCACAGCAGCATTCGGTCTGACTCAAATATACTTGATGCCATCTGGGAGGTGATAATCAAGGACTTCACTGCAGCACAGCTGATGAATGCCGCTTTCATCACTGAGTGGTTCCAGATGAGGCTCAGACCATTTTTGTCATCAGTGTCCGCAGACTTTCTGTCCAGCCTCAgttccaaaagcttcagctgTGAGAGCTACGAGATTGT GGTGGAAGCTCTTAGCAGTCAAGAATCACTCatgaaagaggaacagaagcaGTTGGTCTTTACTTCATTCATCTTTCCCTTCCTGTCAAGAGTTGACCTCCCAG ACCCTGGCTGTCGTTCCAACACTTCTGGCAGCAATAAGTGGCTTGAAAAGAACCTTGGCAATTTCTCCAATTATGCCCCCTTGGAAAAGCTCAAAAttctaaatgcaaatttctccaGC GTTGCAGTGTTAGGCTTACTGTCCAGTGAGCAGAAGGCACAGTTCATCTTGCAGCCGGATTCAGGAGTGTTGGGaaatgactctgtgtttagagaGGTGTTTAGCAGTGTGATCACATCTTTAGATCGGAATCAACTTGGCAGCTTCTTCACAGTCTTCCACCAGACTGCAATACAA atgaaCATGACTAGCATTCCTTCAGCAATATCACACACCATTCTGAACATGACACTCTTGGATCTGGTGCCTCACTTCCAAAGTTTCAGCCCAGGGGACTTTGCCCTGTGGTTCCAGACTtacctttccttcttccttcctggGATTGGTCCAAACACCCTGTCGATCATCCCCATGAACATCAGCTGTGACTCCTACAGAGAGAT agtgaaaGGACTTGATAATGTGTACAGTGACCTCTCTGCAACACAGTCCGATACTGTCTTCAATTACACACAAGACTATCTCAAGTACCAGTCCAGccaag CCTAG
- the LOC128318780 gene encoding uncharacterized protein LOC128318780, which yields MFLKQMFLNFGFPDLKDFLSLIPADRQPELLGSISPEELGEFLNRPNTVIDGSELCTLLNNYNRTNQYLEMESVLSSALASHTLECVWPRALNASSQADVEQWFKVTLVHYLPYLSSQLISSAQLSGASCLSYRKLVSILGDNYNFYTTDFTPADVYSSIKVYLNSSDGSPRCYNSSDPLLNSTAWFADNIGFFITFINLADLQSFLPGNMTSVFLQNAENLQLFNNPGISASVLEYYTTELYIQNPDFSPLGLPAELLCRTPSSTFVHLGDADIKTILTSINNFCTEMNPEVINQ from the exons ATGTTCCTGAAACAGATGTTCCTCAATTTTGGATTCCCTGACCTGAAAGATTTCCTGTCTCTGATCCCAGCTGACCGACAGCCAGAG CTTTTGGGCTCCATCTCTCCGGAAGAACTCGGAGAGTTTCTGAACAGGCCAAACACAGTGATTGATGGTTCTGAGCTCTGCACACTcctcaacaactacaatagaacCAATCAATACCTGGAGATG GAGTCTGTTTTATCCTCAGCTTTGGCCAGCCACacgttggagtgtgtgtggcctCGTGCTCTCAATGCCTCATCTCAGGCTGATGTAGAACAGTGGTTTAAGGTCACACTGGTTCACTACCTGCCCtacctcagttctcagctcatcAGCTCTGCCCAGCTCAGTGGAGCCTCCTGTCTGTCATACAGGAAACT GGTGTCTATCCTGGGGGACAACTACAATTTTTACACAACTGATTTCACCCCAGCTGATGTGTATAGCTCCATAAAAGTGTATCTGAACAGCAGCG ATGGCAGCCCCCGCTGCTATAACTCCTCAGATCCTCTTCTGAACTCCACTGCCTGGTTTGCTGACAACATCGGattcttcatcactttcattAACCTCGCTGACCTGCAGTCATTCCTACCAGGAAACATG ACGAGTGTGTTCCTGCAGAACGCAGaaaatcttcagctgttcaacaaCCCAGGAATTTCAGCCAGTGTCCTGGAGTACTACACAACAGAGTTATACATCCAGAATCCTGACTTCAGCCCACTCGG ATTGCCAGCTGAGCTGCTGTGTCGAACTCCTTCCTCCACGTTTGTTCATCTTGGAGATGCAGACATCAAGACCATCCTGACGAGCATCAACAACTTCTGCACAGAAATGAATCCAGAGGTGATCAATCAATGA
- the LOC128318785 gene encoding mesothelin-like protein, whose amino-acid sequence MGHMLSVMCVCVCCSYEKIQKENCRSYFSALGRADFSVLSHGLDKKTILFNDAKDCLGISGVSLTSYQVEVLGNMACTLNPSYIQNSHPLILEKLKNCGDLSDSQITAVQSLLLSGNTAYGNPSTWNEQTVEQLSILAVYFKSDLCNTLSFNVRRKFFSVLRKQKIPMKKLRTFFTECNSESATVSNITAVTIADASFPFGFNSTQFDLYLDIAVLQNNLAAITEKVVDTSFQTIILNKLNQIYPSGLNDGVLQLLGSTSRVATIDDISKWNITIIDTLSSLMDSNGGLWEPEKSKAVIMRYLSMGNRSLGSAEINAVGSNICTLNISVLENINAESLKEVLFPDLSSCTIEQKSALYVTANTSFSNQRSKAYYQIMRPYLGKTIIHIHRNTKHTQV is encoded by the exons ATGGGTCATATGctatctgtaatgtgtgtgtgtgtgtgttgtagctaTGAGAAGATACAGAAGGAGAACTGTCGGTCATATTTCTCTGCCCTGGGCAGAGCAGATTTCTCCGTTCTTTCCCACGGCCTTGACAAAAAGACCATCCTGTTCAATGATGCAAAGGACTGCCtg GGTATATCTGGTGTGAGCCTGACCAGTTATCAGGTGGAGGTTCTGGGGAATATGGCCTGCACACTGAACCCCTCCTACATCCAGAACTCTCACCCTCTCAttttggagaaactgaagaactgtGGAGATCTTTCTGATTCTCAGATCACTGCTGTACAGTCTTTGCTCCTCAGTGGGAACACCGCTTATGG taatcCCTCAACGTGGAATGAGCAGACCGTGGAGCAACTCAGCATCCTGGCTGTCTATTTCAAATCAGACCTCTGCAACACACTTAGCTTT AATGTAAGGCGGAAGTTCTTTTCAGTCCTGAGGAAGCAGAAGATCCCGATGAAGAAGCTAAGGACATTCTTTACAGAATGCAACTCAGAAAGTGCTACAG TGAGCAACATCACAGCGGTGACAATTGCAGATGCGTCGTTTCCTTTCGGCTTTAACTCCACCCAGTTTGATCTGTATCTGGACATCGCTGTCCTGCAGAACAACCTGGCAGCCATCACTGAGAAAGTGGTGGACACCAGCTTCCAGACCATCATTCTGAACAAGTTAAACCAG atATACCCATCAGGCCTTAATGATGGTGTGCTGCAGCTACTGGGTTCCACTTCTCGTGTGGCCACTATTGATGATATTAGCAAGTGGAACATTACCATAATTGACACACTGTCCTCTTTGATGGACTCAAATGGTGGACTCTGGGAACCAGAAAAG agTAAAGCGGTTATTATGAGGTATCTGAGCATGGGGAATCGCTCTCTGGGAAGTGCTGAAATAAATGCAGTTGGTTCCAACATCTGTACTTTAAACATCAGTGTACTGGAAAATATCAATGCTGAGAGCCTAAA GGAGGTCCTGTTTCCAGATCTTTCCTCATGTACCATCGAACAGAAATCCGCTCTGTACGTCACAGCCAACACTTCATTCAGCAATCAACGCAGCAAAGCATACTACCAAATTATGAGACCTTACCTGGGTAAAACAATCatccacatacacagaaatactaaacacacacaggtgtag